In Asterias rubens unplaced genomic scaffold, eAstRub1.3, whole genome shotgun sequence, the following proteins share a genomic window:
- the LOC117306646 gene encoding uncharacterized protein LOC117306646, with translation MGVFGVSTGLMIIAIICLNSSTVADVVLECEGLDEIDCPTQCDYPSCEWYLENGEPDEAYCAAQMTTCLAQKTCGCLEGTYGQWMGQYSLCIPKEECGCLVEDEYVKLDNTFVKADGTTCKCEQGHQCNAVVGRRPPPGPPRGRR, from the exons ATGGGTGTTTTCGGAGTGTCGACCGGTCTAATGATCATCGCAATTATTTGTCTTAACAGCTCAACAGTTGCag ACGTAGTACTTGAGTGCGAAGGTTTGGACGAAATTGACTGCCCAACACAGTGTGATTATCCGTCATGTGAATGGTACCTTGAGAACGGCGAGCCAGACGAAGCCTACTGTGCGGCTCAGATGACTACATGTCTTGCACAGAAAACTTGTGGATGTCTGGAAGGTACTTATGGGCAGTGGATGGGGCAGTACTCGCTCTGTATCCCCAAGGAAGAGTGCGGCTGCTTAGTCGAAGACGAGTATGTTAAG TTGGACAATACCTTCGTTAAGGCAGACGGGACCACTTGCAAATGTGAGCAAGGCCATCAATGCAATGCGGTCGTTGGCCGCAGGCCTCCTCCAGGGCCTCCTCGCGGTAGGCG ATGA